Proteins from a genomic interval of Schistocerca piceifrons isolate TAMUIC-IGC-003096 chromosome 3, iqSchPice1.1, whole genome shotgun sequence:
- the LOC124787964 gene encoding zinc finger protein 672-like, translated as MAVGMYSPEVGRKFVKSCGVGNLTRSLHMPETRLYACDDGSTPDMLSCIASSERPFSQKFTCDQCEYLSGGAVVHDFSGQLLAGCPRCGRQYPSKRSLVRHVRYVCGKEPQLQCPYCPHRSKFASNLNQHILAIHPGRSLTQWKFPRSKPVHFML; from the exons atggcagttg GAATGTATTCACCTGAAGTTGGAAGAAAGTTCGTCAAATCTTGTGGTGTAGGGAATTTGACCAGATCATTACACATGCCAGAGACAAGACTTTATGCTTGTGATGATGGAAGTACACCAGACATGCTCTCGTGTATAGCCTCAAGTGAGAGACCTTTCAGCCAGAAATTCACTTGTGATCAGTGTG AGTACCTCAGTGGTGGCGCTGTGGTGCATGACTTTTCCGGGCAGTTGCTGGCGGGCTGTCCTCGTTGTGGCCGCCAGTATCCTAGCAAACGGTCACTCGTCAGGCATGTTCGTTATGTGTGTGGAAAGGAACCGCAGCTTCAGTGTCCGTACTGTCCCCACAGGAGCAAGTTTGCCAGTAACCTCAACCAACACATACTGGCAATCCATCCTGGAAGATCGCTCACTCAGTGGAAATTTCCACGCAGCAAGCCTGTCCATTTTATGCTGTGA